In Scylla paramamosain isolate STU-SP2022 chromosome 30, ASM3559412v1, whole genome shotgun sequence, the following are encoded in one genomic region:
- the LOC135116165 gene encoding uncharacterized protein LOC135116165 isoform X1: MRWCRIPRAAAKMYLILVAIFLTSLFINFIRKDSMTFNVEQLKGLLLHQDREYRVNAGKPTFIQDHQSMAEKNYGASEVSIKPEELTDTHSQFKNETASRDSDEVHDIKDNEENIQDEEYNTPNTKRDDEDELHDIRNNGNNENKKRDAQEAKKEEEKDAKYNVTHAEEDDKLKGDNDRNVGQYEGNEEATVGNNRNGRDKDDQGTNEKKNEIQDKISHKYQTARDANESSGNAKRNGKATDSNTGMLTTPSLSKVLSSTFIPVEPDTVPVGQSPDIPKRFLIEEADYCKRRPKLQIIAYIHSSILRVKQRNETRSSWANASAYNMGPMNVSIGVVFMVGRAKNELERLIIQEESKKYHDIVQGDYGDHYRLLTYKGLAGLYWINQHCAHVPWTLHSDDDTHIDIFLYHQALRQLDEESKQKFICSHMYGPALRYGRYKVRYEEYPARDYPLYCSGGVWFLQTRFIPRLLEARKTVPYLWVDDAYITGLLARRAGIGHLPFQRYYGGPHVHPEKLGKEVAWFVKFAPRSEWWQKIVDYHRNHSMQQPATLPH; the protein is encoded by the exons ATGC GCTGGTGTCGCATACCACGAGCCGCGGCAAAGATGTACTTAATTTTGGTCGCCATATTTCTCACCTCGTTATTCATAAACTTCATAAGAAAAGATTCCATGACCTTTAATGTAGAACAACTCAAAGGTCTTCTCCTGCACCAAGACCGAGAATATAGAGTGAACGCTGGGAAACCGACTTTTATTCAGGATCATCAGAGTATGGCAGAAAAGAACTATGGTGCGAGTGAGGTGTCAATAAAACCTGAAGAGCTCACTGATACGCACTCTCAGTTCAAGAATGAAACCGCCTCACGTGACAGTGATGAGGTTCACGATATAAAAGACAACGAAGAGAATATTCAAGACGAAGAATATAATACTCCAAACACAAAGAGAGATGATGAGGACGAACTACACGACATtagaaataatggaaataacgaaaacaaaaagCGCGATGCtcaagaagcaaagaaagaggaggagaaagatgctAAGTACAATGTCACGCATGCGGAAGAGGACGATAAACTCAAAGGTGATAATGACAGAAATGTTGGCCAGtatgaaggaaacgaagaagcaACTGTAGGTAACAATCGTAATGGAAGAGATAAGGATGATCAAGGcaccaacgaaaaaaaaaacgaaatccAAGATAAAATTTCGCACAAATATCAGACAGCCCGAGACGCTAACGAGTCTTCAGGAAATGCCAAGCGAAATGGAAAG GCAACAGACTCAAATACAGGGATGCTGACCACTCCTTCTCTAAGTAAG GTGCTGTCATCGACATTCATTCCAGTGGAACCCGACACAGTACCGGTGGGACAGTCTCCTGATATCCCAAAGAGGTTCCTCATCGAAGAGGCAGATTACTGCAAGCGGCGACCCAAGTTGCAGATCATTGCGTATATTCACTCCTCCATCTTGCGTGTCAAGCAACGAAATGAAACCAGGAGCAGCTGGGCCAATGCCTCTGCCTACAACATGGGTCCCATGAATGTCAGCATCGGGGTCGTGTTCATGGTGGGGCGTGCTAAGAACGAACTAGAACGTCTCATAATACaggaagagagtaaaaaatatCACGACATTGTTCAG GGGGACTATGGTGACCATTATCGTCTCCTGACATACAAGGGTCTGGCTGGCCTCTACTGGATAAACCAACACTGCGCCCATGTTCCTTGGACCCTCCATTCTGATGATGATACGCACATTGATATATTTCTGTACCACCAAGCTCTTCGACAACTAGACGAGGAATCGAAACAGAAATTTATATGTAGCCACATGTACGGTCCTGCTCTGAGGTATGGCCGATACAAGGTGAGATACGAGGAGTATCCGGCCAGGGACTACCCATTGTACTGCTCCGGTGGAGTGTGGTTCCTGCAGACAAGATTCATACCACGACTCCTCGAGGCCAGGAAAACCGTGCCTTATTTGTGGGTGGATGACGCTTACATCACAGGACTTCTGGCCAGGAGGGCGGGTATAGGACACCTACCATTCCAAAGATATTACGGTGGACCACATGTACATCCAGAAAAACTGGGAAAAGAAGTTGCATGGTTTGTTAAATTTGCTCCTCGTTCAGAGTGGTGGCAAAAAATTGTTGACTACCATAGGAACCATTCCATGCAGCAACCAGCCACTCTaccacattaa
- the LOC135116165 gene encoding uncharacterized protein LOC135116165 isoform X2: MYLILVAIFLTSLFINFIRKDSMTFNVEQLKGLLLHQDREYRVNAGKPTFIQDHQSMAEKNYGASEVSIKPEELTDTHSQFKNETASRDSDEVHDIKDNEENIQDEEYNTPNTKRDDEDELHDIRNNGNNENKKRDAQEAKKEEEKDAKYNVTHAEEDDKLKGDNDRNVGQYEGNEEATVGNNRNGRDKDDQGTNEKKNEIQDKISHKYQTARDANESSGNAKRNGKATDSNTGMLTTPSLSKVLSSTFIPVEPDTVPVGQSPDIPKRFLIEEADYCKRRPKLQIIAYIHSSILRVKQRNETRSSWANASAYNMGPMNVSIGVVFMVGRAKNELERLIIQEESKKYHDIVQGDYGDHYRLLTYKGLAGLYWINQHCAHVPWTLHSDDDTHIDIFLYHQALRQLDEESKQKFICSHMYGPALRYGRYKVRYEEYPARDYPLYCSGGVWFLQTRFIPRLLEARKTVPYLWVDDAYITGLLARRAGIGHLPFQRYYGGPHVHPEKLGKEVAWFVKFAPRSEWWQKIVDYHRNHSMQQPATLPH; the protein is encoded by the exons ATGTACTTAATTTTGGTCGCCATATTTCTCACCTCGTTATTCATAAACTTCATAAGAAAAGATTCCATGACCTTTAATGTAGAACAACTCAAAGGTCTTCTCCTGCACCAAGACCGAGAATATAGAGTGAACGCTGGGAAACCGACTTTTATTCAGGATCATCAGAGTATGGCAGAAAAGAACTATGGTGCGAGTGAGGTGTCAATAAAACCTGAAGAGCTCACTGATACGCACTCTCAGTTCAAGAATGAAACCGCCTCACGTGACAGTGATGAGGTTCACGATATAAAAGACAACGAAGAGAATATTCAAGACGAAGAATATAATACTCCAAACACAAAGAGAGATGATGAGGACGAACTACACGACATtagaaataatggaaataacgaaaacaaaaagCGCGATGCtcaagaagcaaagaaagaggaggagaaagatgctAAGTACAATGTCACGCATGCGGAAGAGGACGATAAACTCAAAGGTGATAATGACAGAAATGTTGGCCAGtatgaaggaaacgaagaagcaACTGTAGGTAACAATCGTAATGGAAGAGATAAGGATGATCAAGGcaccaacgaaaaaaaaaacgaaatccAAGATAAAATTTCGCACAAATATCAGACAGCCCGAGACGCTAACGAGTCTTCAGGAAATGCCAAGCGAAATGGAAAG GCAACAGACTCAAATACAGGGATGCTGACCACTCCTTCTCTAAGTAAG GTGCTGTCATCGACATTCATTCCAGTGGAACCCGACACAGTACCGGTGGGACAGTCTCCTGATATCCCAAAGAGGTTCCTCATCGAAGAGGCAGATTACTGCAAGCGGCGACCCAAGTTGCAGATCATTGCGTATATTCACTCCTCCATCTTGCGTGTCAAGCAACGAAATGAAACCAGGAGCAGCTGGGCCAATGCCTCTGCCTACAACATGGGTCCCATGAATGTCAGCATCGGGGTCGTGTTCATGGTGGGGCGTGCTAAGAACGAACTAGAACGTCTCATAATACaggaagagagtaaaaaatatCACGACATTGTTCAG GGGGACTATGGTGACCATTATCGTCTCCTGACATACAAGGGTCTGGCTGGCCTCTACTGGATAAACCAACACTGCGCCCATGTTCCTTGGACCCTCCATTCTGATGATGATACGCACATTGATATATTTCTGTACCACCAAGCTCTTCGACAACTAGACGAGGAATCGAAACAGAAATTTATATGTAGCCACATGTACGGTCCTGCTCTGAGGTATGGCCGATACAAGGTGAGATACGAGGAGTATCCGGCCAGGGACTACCCATTGTACTGCTCCGGTGGAGTGTGGTTCCTGCAGACAAGATTCATACCACGACTCCTCGAGGCCAGGAAAACCGTGCCTTATTTGTGGGTGGATGACGCTTACATCACAGGACTTCTGGCCAGGAGGGCGGGTATAGGACACCTACCATTCCAAAGATATTACGGTGGACCACATGTACATCCAGAAAAACTGGGAAAAGAAGTTGCATGGTTTGTTAAATTTGCTCCTCGTTCAGAGTGGTGGCAAAAAATTGTTGACTACCATAGGAACCATTCCATGCAGCAACCAGCCACTCTaccacattaa